In a genomic window of Neisseria flavescens:
- a CDS encoding transposase, giving the protein MTQKQVFFVAKKAFETYPGLKGFCADAGYRNTFEREVSEQLGLTVEISKKIQDISWHILPKRWIVERTFAWLGWSRRLAKDFEQTNLSAENFVKLGYISQILKFIK; this is encoded by the coding sequence ATGACACAAAAGCAGGTATTTTTTGTAGCAAAAAAAGCGTTTGAGACCTATCCTGGTTTAAAAGGTTTCTGTGCAGACGCAGGTTATCGGAATACATTTGAGCGCGAAGTATCGGAGCAATTGGGTTTAACTGTTGAGATTTCAAAGAAAATTCAAGATATTTCTTGGCATATTCTGCCCAAACGTTGGATTGTAGAACGAACGTTTGCATGGTTGGGTTGGTCTCGACGTTTGGCAAAAGATTTTGAGCAGACGAATTTATCTGCTGAAAATTTTGTCAAACTAGGGTATATTTCACAAATATTAAAATTTATCAAATAG
- a CDS encoding transposase: protein MPTYAIIDSQSVKTASGAHDKGFDGGKKIKGRKRHIAVDTLGNLLSVVVHAANIHDTKAGIFCSKKSV, encoded by the coding sequence ATGCCGACTTATGCCATTATTGATTCGCAAAGTGTCAAAACAGCTTCCGGCGCACATGATAAAGGTTTTGACGGAGGTAAAAAAATCAAAGGCCGTAAGCGACATATAGCTGTTGATACGTTGGGTAACCTATTGTCTGTTGTGGTTCATGCAGCCAATATCCATGACACAAAAGCAGGTATTTTTTGTAGCAAAAAAAGCGTTTGA
- a CDS encoding transposase → MTGKSYPTDLTDAQWQAIEPHFNRLRHYKWDKRELVNAVLYITKTGCQWRMLPNDFPPYPTVWSFYRRANQSGLWDRILSALVQKNV, encoded by the coding sequence ATGACTGGAAAATCCTACCCAACAGACTTAACAGATGCCCAATGGCAAGCGATTGAGCCGCATTTTAACCGGCTACGCCACTACAAATGGGATAAACGTGAATTAGTGAATGCCGTTTTGTACATTACCAAAACAGGTTGCCAATGGCGTATGCTGCCCAATGATTTTCCACCTTATCCAACCGTATGGAGTTTCTATCGCAGAGCCAACCAATCAGGCTTATGGGATAGGATTCTTTCGGCATTGGTTCAAAAAAACGTTTAA
- the grxD gene encoding Grx4 family monothiol glutaredoxin — translation MSSIHDQIKEVVTTHRVVLFMKGTKQFPQCGFSSRAVQILNAAGCTDYVTVNVLENDAVRQGIKEYSDWPTIPQLYVNGEFVGGSDILMEMYEAGELQELLKA, via the coding sequence ATGTCCTCTATCCACGATCAAATCAAAGAAGTCGTAACCACCCACCGCGTCGTATTGTTCATGAAAGGCACGAAGCAGTTCCCACAATGCGGCTTCTCTTCCCGTGCCGTACAAATCCTGAATGCGGCAGGTTGCACCGACTATGTGACTGTAAACGTATTGGAAAACGATGCAGTACGCCAAGGCATTAAAGAATACAGCGACTGGCCGACCATTCCTCAACTGTACGTCAACGGCGAATTTGTCGGCGGTTCTGACATTTTGATGGAAATGTACGAAGCCGGCGAACTGCAAGAATTGCTGAAAGCTTAA
- the upp gene encoding uracil phosphoribosyltransferase, giving the protein MNVTVINHPLVRHKLTLMREAECSTYKFRTLTTELARLMAYEASRDFETEKYIIDGWCGSIEGDRIKGKTLTVVPILRAGLGMLDGVLDLIPTAKISVVGLQRDEETLKPVSYFEKFVDSMAERPALIIDPMLATGGSMVATIDLLKAKGCSNIKALVLVAAPEGVKAVNDAHPDVTIYTAALDSHLNEHGYIIPGLGDAGDKIFGTR; this is encoded by the coding sequence ATGAACGTTACCGTCATCAATCATCCCCTCGTCCGCCATAAACTGACTTTGATGCGCGAGGCAGAATGCAGCACCTACAAATTCCGCACGCTCACTACCGAGCTGGCACGCCTGATGGCATACGAAGCCAGCCGCGACTTTGAAACCGAAAAATACATCATTGACGGTTGGTGTGGTTCTATCGAAGGCGACCGTATCAAAGGCAAAACCTTGACCGTTGTCCCTATTTTGCGTGCCGGTTTGGGTATGCTCGACGGCGTACTTGACCTGATTCCTACCGCTAAAATCAGCGTTGTCGGCTTGCAGCGCGATGAAGAAACGCTGAAACCGGTTTCTTACTTTGAGAAATTCGTTGACAGCATGGCCGAGCGTCCAGCCCTGATTATCGACCCGATGTTGGCAACCGGCGGCTCTATGGTTGCGACCATCGACTTGCTGAAAGCCAAAGGTTGCAGCAATATCAAAGCATTGGTATTGGTTGCCGCTCCGGAAGGCGTGAAAGCCGTCAATGACGCGCATCCTGATGTAACCATCTACACTGCCGCGCTCGACAGCCACTTGAACGAACACGGCTACATCATCCCAGGCTTGGGCGATGCCGGCGATAAGATTTTCGGTACACGTTAA
- a CDS encoding DUF2322 family protein, translated as MSFQDNLATMPAIDHLSGLDILDKEGKVVHHIPNAPGKQGSLKLYHALAQEFDGKLDAAAAERGLTWFAEHVADAEANPGKHPNIDLLFKVKAENISLTLKPLAA; from the coding sequence ATGAGCTTCCAAGATAATCTGGCCACCATGCCTGCCATCGACCATTTGAGCGGCTTGGATATTCTCGATAAAGAGGGCAAAGTGGTTCATCACATTCCCAATGCGCCCGGCAAACAAGGCTCGCTCAAGCTTTACCATGCTTTGGCGCAAGAGTTTGACGGCAAGCTGGACGCAGCGGCGGCAGAACGCGGCCTAACATGGTTTGCCGAACATGTTGCCGATGCCGAAGCCAATCCAGGTAAGCATCCGAATATTGATTTGCTGTTTAAAGTGAAAGCTGAAAATATCAGCCTGACTTTGAAACCATTGGCTGCTTAA
- the trxA gene encoding thioredoxin TrxA yields MSSELIIHASDASFEQDVLKSDVPVLLDFWAPWCGPCKMIAPILDDIASEFQGRLKVVKINIDDNEATPAKFGVRGIPTLMVFKNGENVATKVGALAKGQLTAFVEASIA; encoded by the coding sequence ATGAGCAGCGAATTGATTATCCACGCCAGCGATGCCAGCTTCGAACAAGACGTTTTGAAATCCGATGTACCTGTACTGCTGGACTTCTGGGCACCATGGTGCGGCCCTTGCAAAATGATTGCCCCAATCCTGGACGACATCGCCTCCGAATTCCAAGGCCGTCTGAAAGTCGTTAAAATCAACATCGACGACAATGAAGCCACTCCTGCCAAATTCGGCGTTCGCGGCATCCCTACCCTGATGGTGTTCAAAAACGGCGAAAACGTTGCCACTAAAGTCGGTGCATTGGCTAAAGGTCAACTGACTGCATTCGTTGAAGCTTCTATCGCCTAA
- a CDS encoding ABC transporter ATP-binding protein, translating to MTTPILEIENLNGSFPSKQVLHDINLTLQPGRKLALVGESGSGKTVLSQGIMRLNPMVTFEGSLKYCGTDLLTQPERALQKLRGREIGMVFQEPMTALNPVMRVGEQIAEVLSLHLGLDKKQAWVRAIELLDETGIHQPEQKAQAYPFQLSGGQRQRAMIAMAVSAQPKLLIADEPTTALDVAVQAQILDLLSRLQEEHGMTMLYITHDLNLVRRFADDVAVMRNGRILETGKATEVFANPQHEYTKMLLNAGTTRRVAPLPENPATVLKAEQIAFSVKESDGWFKKRDKTILNPVSFDIKSGETLGIIGESGSGKTTLAKAVMHLIDSEGSLNINGEPWKRELRREIQMVFQDPFGAFNPRMNVFDTVSEALRVHEPEMPREEMRHRVEEVLKQVGLPEDALERYPHAFSGGQRQRLAIARAIIVRPKILVLDEPTSALDVQWQQQILELLSSLQKEYGLAFIIISHDLAVIRAISHRVMVLKDGKVVEEGECENVFANPSSDYTRHLIAHSGHMVQEAV from the coding sequence ATGACGACACCTATACTCGAAATCGAAAACCTAAACGGCTCCTTTCCGAGCAAGCAAGTCCTGCACGATATCAACCTGACCTTGCAACCCGGCCGCAAGCTGGCATTGGTCGGCGAGAGCGGCAGCGGCAAAACCGTATTGTCGCAAGGCATTATGCGCCTCAATCCGATGGTTACCTTTGAAGGCAGTCTGAAATATTGCGGAACCGATCTGCTGACCCAGCCTGAACGCGCCCTACAAAAACTGCGCGGCCGTGAAATCGGCATGGTGTTTCAAGAACCCATGACTGCCCTCAACCCCGTCATGCGCGTCGGCGAACAAATCGCCGAAGTCCTGTCCCTGCATTTGGGTTTGGATAAAAAACAGGCATGGGTGCGCGCTATCGAACTCCTGGACGAAACCGGCATCCACCAGCCCGAGCAAAAAGCCCAGGCCTACCCTTTCCAACTTTCCGGCGGCCAACGCCAACGCGCCATGATTGCCATGGCCGTATCAGCCCAGCCCAAGCTCCTGATTGCCGACGAACCAACCACCGCTTTGGACGTTGCCGTTCAAGCCCAAATCCTCGACCTGCTCTCACGCCTGCAGGAAGAACACGGCATGACCATGCTCTACATTACGCACGACTTGAACCTTGTGCGCCGTTTTGCCGACGATGTCGCCGTTATGCGTAATGGCCGTATCCTCGAAACCGGCAAAGCAACCGAAGTCTTCGCCAATCCGCAGCACGAATACACCAAAATGTTGCTCAACGCCGGCACAACACGCCGCGTGGCTCCTTTGCCTGAAAACCCTGCCACTGTACTCAAGGCCGAACAAATCGCCTTCTCCGTCAAAGAATCAGACGGCTGGTTTAAAAAACGCGACAAAACCATTCTCAACCCCGTTTCTTTCGATATCAAATCGGGGGAAACATTGGGCATCATCGGCGAAAGCGGCAGCGGCAAAACTACATTAGCCAAAGCCGTTATGCACCTTATCGACTCCGAAGGCAGCCTGAACATCAACGGCGAGCCATGGAAACGCGAATTGAGACGCGAAATCCAAATGGTGTTCCAAGACCCGTTCGGCGCATTCAATCCACGCATGAACGTCTTTGATACCGTTTCCGAAGCCTTGCGCGTACACGAACCTGAAATGCCACGCGAAGAAATGCGCCACCGTGTCGAAGAAGTCCTCAAACAAGTCGGCCTGCCCGAAGATGCACTCGAACGCTATCCGCACGCCTTCTCCGGCGGCCAGCGCCAACGCCTCGCCATCGCCCGCGCCATCATCGTCCGTCCGAAAATCCTCGTTTTGGACGAACCAACCAGCGCACTTGATGTCCAATGGCAACAACAAATCCTTGAATTGCTCAGCAGCCTGCAAAAAGAATACGGCCTCGCCTTCATCATCATCAGCCACGACCTCGCTGTGATCCGCGCCATTTCCCACCGCGTGATGGTGTTGAAAGATGGCAAAGTTGTTGAAGAAGGCGAATGCGAAAACGTATTTGCCAATCCAAGCAGCGACTATACGCGCCATTTGATTGCACACTCCGGCCACATGGTTCAAGAGGCCGTCTGA
- a CDS encoding fatty acid--CoA ligase, translating into MDTHSEMHTHPNFYAMLTAACQKNGKGTVIFNDKEKISYSSLKREVETVAAYLQHEGVQYGDRVALVVSNSPEFIAAYFAITSIGAVAVPLNVFLKSEEFSYILNDCGARFMFASAPLAKELKNIKAKTKVNKIIWIGETKAASGDDSYFDAARTFPGKPNLSRQPSANDLAHIIYTSGTTGHPKGALISYNNLFSNLSGIEQIFQISQKDRFVVFLPMFHSFTLTAMVLLPIYQACSIILVKSVFPFSNVLKQVLLKRATIFLGVPAIYTAMSKAKIPWYFRWFNRVRLFISGGAPLAGQTIDDFKAKFPRAKLLEGYGLSECSPVVAVNTFERQKTASVGVALPGLTVKAVDDELIEVPRGEVGELIIKGGSVMQGYLNMPDATDETIVNGWLKTGDFVTIDEDGFIFIVDRKKDLIISKGQNVYPREIEEAIYKLEAVEATAVIGVRDQYADEEIIAFIQLKEGMKLEEAEVRSHLRDLLANFKIPKQVIFQDELPRNATGKVLKRKLKEQFQD; encoded by the coding sequence ATGGACACACACTCCGAAATGCACACCCACCCTAATTTTTACGCTATGCTGACTGCAGCCTGCCAAAAAAACGGTAAAGGCACAGTCATTTTCAACGACAAAGAAAAAATCAGCTATTCCTCCCTCAAACGCGAAGTAGAAACCGTCGCCGCCTATCTGCAACACGAAGGCGTACAATATGGCGACAGGGTTGCCCTTGTCGTTTCCAACTCTCCCGAATTTATTGCTGCCTATTTCGCCATTACTTCCATCGGCGCGGTAGCCGTCCCGCTCAACGTCTTTTTGAAAAGCGAAGAATTTTCCTACATCCTTAATGACTGCGGCGCACGCTTTATGTTCGCCTCCGCGCCGTTGGCCAAAGAACTCAAAAACATCAAAGCCAAAACCAAAGTCAATAAAATCATCTGGATTGGCGAAACCAAAGCCGCCAGTGGCGATGACAGCTATTTCGATGCCGCGCGTACATTCCCGGGCAAGCCGAATCTGAGCCGTCAGCCGTCAGCCAACGATTTGGCGCACATTATCTACACCTCCGGCACAACCGGCCACCCCAAAGGCGCATTAATCAGTTACAACAACCTGTTTTCCAACCTTTCGGGCATCGAACAAATTTTCCAAATTTCGCAAAAAGACCGCTTCGTCGTCTTCTTGCCCATGTTCCACAGCTTTACGTTGACCGCCATGGTTTTACTGCCGATATATCAAGCCTGCTCGATTATTTTGGTCAAATCCGTCTTCCCGTTCTCCAATGTGTTGAAACAGGTTTTGCTCAAACGCGCCACCATTTTCCTCGGCGTACCGGCTATTTACACTGCCATGAGCAAAGCCAAAATCCCTTGGTATTTCAGATGGTTCAACCGCGTCCGTCTGTTTATCAGCGGCGGCGCGCCTCTGGCCGGACAAACCATTGACGACTTCAAAGCCAAATTCCCACGCGCCAAATTGCTGGAAGGCTACGGCTTAAGCGAATGCTCGCCCGTTGTTGCCGTCAATACGTTTGAGCGCCAAAAAACCGCCAGCGTCGGCGTCGCCCTGCCCGGCCTGACCGTGAAAGCCGTCGATGACGAATTGATCGAAGTGCCGCGCGGCGAAGTGGGCGAACTCATCATCAAAGGCGGCTCGGTAATGCAGGGCTACCTCAATATGCCTGACGCCACAGATGAAACCATTGTCAACGGTTGGCTGAAAACCGGCGACTTCGTCACCATCGACGAAGACGGCTTCATCTTCATCGTCGACCGCAAAAAAGACCTGATTATCTCCAAAGGCCAAAACGTCTATCCGCGCGAAATCGAAGAAGCCATCTACAAACTCGAAGCCGTAGAAGCCACTGCCGTAATCGGCGTGAGGGACCAATACGCCGATGAAGAAATCATTGCCTTTATCCAACTCAAAGAAGGCATGAAACTGGAAGAAGCCGAAGTCCGCAGCCACCTGCGCGACCTGTTGGCAAACTTTAAAATCCCCAAACAAGTCATCTTCCAAGACGAGCTGCCGCGCAATGCCACCGGCAAAGTGTTAAAACGCAAACTCAAAGAACAGTTTCAAGACTAA
- a CDS encoding TatD family hydrolase yields MYLIDSHCHLNFDGLKDRLPEVFANMEAQSVKQALAISVSKQSFAEVFDIAQANDHIYCTIGIHPDSQEAEEFTIAEMVEAAKHPKIVGIGETGLDYYWCKGDLSWQHQRFADHIQAANESGLPVIVHTRDAAKDTLRILKECHTNSGVIHCFSEDVAFAKAALDLGMYISFSGIVTFKNAPLIQEAAKYVPADRILVETDAPFLAPVPKRGKQNEPSYVRYTAEFLANLRGESLETLAQNTSDNFYRLFNKVPDGRLNNG; encoded by the coding sequence ATGTATTTAATCGATTCACATTGCCATCTCAACTTTGACGGCCTAAAAGACCGCCTGCCCGAAGTCTTTGCCAATATGGAAGCGCAAAGCGTCAAGCAGGCTCTTGCCATCAGCGTCAGCAAACAAAGTTTTGCCGAAGTCTTCGACATTGCTCAGGCAAACGACCACATCTACTGCACCATCGGCATACATCCCGACAGCCAAGAAGCGGAAGAATTTACCATTGCCGAAATGGTAGAAGCGGCCAAACATCCGAAAATCGTCGGTATCGGCGAAACCGGTTTGGACTATTACTGGTGCAAAGGCGATTTGTCATGGCAACATCAACGCTTTGCCGACCATATCCAAGCCGCCAACGAAAGCGGCCTGCCCGTTATCGTCCACACGCGCGATGCGGCCAAAGACACGTTGCGGATTTTGAAAGAATGTCACACCAACTCCGGCGTGATTCACTGCTTCTCTGAAGACGTCGCCTTTGCCAAAGCCGCTTTGGATTTGGGCATGTACATCTCCTTCTCCGGCATTGTGACGTTTAAAAACGCACCGCTGATACAGGAAGCCGCCAAATACGTCCCTGCCGATAGAATCTTGGTAGAAACCGATGCGCCCTTCCTCGCGCCGGTTCCCAAACGCGGCAAACAAAACGAGCCTTCCTACGTCCGCTATACGGCCGAGTTCTTAGCCAATCTGCGCGGCGAGAGCTTGGAAACATTGGCACAAAACACCAGCGACAACTTCTATCGCCTGTTTAACAAAGTACCCGATGGCCGTCTGAACAACGGCTAA
- a CDS encoding PilZ domain-containing protein, which yields MMNKKDIPAKMLALQLKDPNLLYNCYMPFLEHGGLFVPTDDVFSLGEDILLAVEIADYPKRFLPTKVVWINPVHISAYRPKGVGLAFSEHESCLQAKNLIEAELGPHLHSDRTTFTL from the coding sequence ATGATGAATAAAAAAGACATTCCGGCGAAGATGTTGGCCTTGCAACTCAAAGACCCCAATCTGCTGTACAACTGCTATATGCCGTTTTTAGAACACGGCGGACTGTTCGTACCGACCGATGACGTATTCTCCCTAGGCGAAGACATCCTCTTGGCCGTAGAAATCGCCGACTATCCCAAACGCTTCCTGCCCACCAAAGTCGTTTGGATCAATCCGGTGCACATTTCAGCCTACCGCCCCAAAGGCGTAGGCCTTGCATTCTCCGAACACGAAAGCTGCCTGCAGGCCAAAAACCTGATCGAAGCCGAGCTTGGCCCGCACCTGCACAGCGACCGCACTACTTTTACCCTGTAA
- a CDS encoding DNA polymerase III subunit delta' gives MIYPWHETQWQQLAAHWQNRPNAWLFTGKENTGKTEFARFVAQALLCESPKSGHEPCGECASCHLFNQNTHPDFYELTPEIPEGEATGRKLLQIKIDAVRDIVENIYLTAVRGGLRVVLVHPAESMNTQAANGLLKALEEPPQHVVFLLVTHTRDKLLPTIKSRCRQMVLPSPTHEQAAAYLRQQGVENAEALLAFHSGAPLFTPTPELDALREELLTLLAAPRLLAILDYAAAFDKQKQPLAVFIDWLQKWLMDVGLAQQSMAPLYYPHHAQTLLQTASKTDSRKLFALLDRLNALNPYGYHTLSVKMQLEYLLIEYLDFWQNKP, from the coding sequence ATGATTTATCCATGGCATGAAACCCAATGGCAACAGCTCGCCGCCCATTGGCAAAACCGTCCCAACGCCTGGCTGTTTACCGGCAAAGAAAATACCGGCAAAACCGAGTTTGCCCGCTTTGTCGCGCAGGCATTGCTGTGCGAATCGCCCAAGTCCGGTCATGAACCCTGCGGCGAGTGTGCTTCGTGCCATTTGTTCAACCAAAACACCCATCCCGACTTTTACGAACTCACGCCGGAAATTCCCGAAGGCGAGGCAACGGGACGCAAACTCCTGCAAATCAAAATCGATGCCGTGCGCGATATTGTGGAAAACATTTACCTGACCGCTGTCCGAGGCGGCTTGCGCGTGGTATTGGTACATCCGGCTGAAAGCATGAACACTCAGGCGGCAAACGGTTTGTTGAAAGCTCTGGAAGAGCCGCCGCAACACGTCGTTTTCCTGCTCGTTACCCATACGCGCGACAAACTCCTGCCCACCATCAAAAGCCGTTGCCGCCAAATGGTGCTGCCTTCACCTACCCATGAGCAGGCTGCGGCATACCTGCGCCAACAGGGCGTGGAAAATGCCGAAGCCTTATTGGCATTCCACAGCGGTGCGCCTTTATTCACGCCGACTCCCGAATTGGACGCATTGCGTGAAGAGTTACTGACGCTGCTGGCTGCCCCGCGCCTGTTGGCCATACTCGACTACGCCGCCGCGTTCGACAAACAAAAGCAGCCGCTGGCCGTTTTCATCGACTGGCTGCAAAAGTGGCTGATGGATGTCGGCTTGGCACAACAAAGCATGGCGCCGCTTTATTATCCGCATCATGCCCAAACCCTGCTTCAGACGGCCTCTAAAACCGATTCACGCAAGCTGTTTGCCCTATTGGACCGTCTGAACGCGCTCAACCCTTACGGATACCATACCTTGAGTGTTAAAATGCAGCTTGAGTATCTGCTTATCGAATATTTGGATTTTTGGCAAAACAAACCCTAA
- a CDS encoding MFS transporter, whose protein sequence is MISFYGLGKNNFLPPSQMLNLGAMLFILPYFLFSALSGQLSNKFDKAVLARWIKLLEIIIMAVAAYGFYIQSAPLLLICLFCMGTQSTLFGPLKYAILPDYLNDKELIMGNSLIESGTFIAILLGQILGTAVAGVPPYIVGGLVLLVAIGGTITSLFMPSVPAKMPDTKIEWNIIKGTNSLIREAAADRPVFTSIIGISWFWFVGSVYTTQLPTFTQIHLGGNDNVFNLMLALFSIGIAIGSVLCAKLSHERLILGLVTIGTLGLTVCGLLLVWLTHGQRFTELNGIIWFLSQAQAYPIMLVMSAIGFFGGFFSVPLYTWLQTASSETFRAHAVAANNIINGVFMVSAAILSTVLLMLFDSITLLYLIVAVGNLPLIVYLIKREPKFIGDLTALLKTSK, encoded by the coding sequence ATGATCAGTTTTTACGGTTTAGGCAAAAACAACTTTCTGCCGCCCAGCCAAATGCTGAACTTGGGCGCAATGCTGTTTATCCTGCCCTACTTCCTGTTTTCCGCGCTCTCAGGGCAGCTGAGCAACAAATTCGATAAAGCCGTTTTGGCACGCTGGATCAAGCTGTTGGAAATCATCATCATGGCAGTGGCGGCGTATGGCTTCTACATCCAATCCGCGCCTTTACTTTTAATCTGCCTGTTTTGCATGGGCACGCAATCAACCTTGTTCGGCCCGCTGAAATATGCCATTTTGCCCGATTACCTCAACGACAAAGAACTGATTATGGGCAACAGCCTGATTGAATCGGGTACGTTTATCGCCATTTTGCTCGGCCAAATTTTGGGCACCGCAGTCGCAGGTGTTCCGCCGTATATTGTTGGCGGTTTGGTGTTATTGGTCGCTATCGGCGGCACAATAACCAGCCTGTTTATGCCGTCTGTACCCGCTAAAATGCCGGACACAAAAATCGAATGGAACATCATCAAAGGCACAAATTCACTGATTCGTGAAGCGGCAGCCGATCGTCCCGTATTCACTTCCATCATTGGTATTTCATGGTTTTGGTTTGTCGGCTCGGTTTATACCACCCAACTGCCGACGTTCACGCAAATCCATTTGGGCGGCAACGATAATGTGTTCAACCTGATGTTGGCGCTGTTCTCCATCGGCATTGCCATCGGCTCGGTGTTATGCGCCAAACTCAGCCACGAGCGCCTGATTTTGGGCTTGGTTACCATCGGCACTCTGGGTCTAACCGTCTGTGGATTATTGCTGGTGTGGCTGACCCACGGCCAACGCTTTACCGAGTTAAACGGCATTATCTGGTTTTTATCGCAAGCTCAAGCGTATCCGATTATGCTGGTGATGTCGGCCATCGGCTTTTTCGGCGGCTTCTTCTCTGTACCGCTCTACACTTGGCTGCAAACCGCCAGCAGCGAAACCTTCCGCGCCCACGCTGTGGCTGCCAACAACATCATCAATGGTGTGTTTATGGTGTCGGCTGCCATTTTGAGCACGGTTTTGCTGATGTTGTTCGACAGCATTACGCTGCTGTATTTGATTGTTGCCGTGGGTAATCTTCCGTTAATTGTTTACCTCATCAAACGTGAACCGAAATTTATCGGTGATTTGACCGCTTTGTTGAAAACCAGCAAATAA
- the ccoS gene encoding cbb3-type cytochrome oxidase assembly protein CcoS: MESMFILVPISIILAFIIGWFFWWSGKNGQFDDLEGPAHRILMDDDSTEKLIEKDEDKESKQ, encoded by the coding sequence ATGGAAAGTATGTTTATCCTTGTCCCCATCAGCATTATTTTGGCCTTTATCATCGGCTGGTTTTTCTGGTGGTCGGGTAAAAACGGACAGTTTGACGACCTTGAAGGCCCTGCGCACCGCATTTTGATGGACGACGACTCCACTGAAAAACTGATCGAAAAAGACGAAGACAAAGAATCCAAACAATGA
- a CDS encoding HLGFF motif protein, producing the protein MHYFSIHTQDGEHAGFFIMLADDESQNPPQSGRFAIKLQSEDAAEAAVLSPFEQTDIPQYWRVVKDRIELFFDDKNIGALRNEYLTISGKTFILTDLTGAM; encoded by the coding sequence ATGCATTATTTCAGTATCCACACTCAAGACGGCGAACACGCCGGATTTTTTATTATGTTGGCAGACGATGAATCACAAAATCCGCCGCAAAGCGGACGCTTCGCAATCAAGCTGCAAAGCGAAGATGCAGCCGAAGCGGCGGTATTGTCGCCTTTTGAGCAAACCGATATCCCGCAATACTGGCGCGTGGTTAAAGACCGTATCGAATTGTTTTTTGACGATAAAAATATCGGTGCGTTGCGCAACGAATACCTGACCATCAGCGGTAAAACCTTTATCCTGACCGATTTGACCGGAGCGATGTAA